CGTCACGGGACTCACGGGGTCAACCGAGTTGTAGCGCAAGTCGCAAATGATGAATTAAGGTTATGTATCAAGATCGGGATATACGCGGCAAGTACATGTTCGTAAACACGTTCATTTCGCGTGTGATGATTCCACATAGGGTGTGTTcgaggagacgctattagcgctatcagcatcagtttatctttgttctacttttaatgagtaatgaagatggactgatgctggtagcgctaatagcgtctccccgaacgcacccataAGGTGTACTTTTGATTAGTATATATGGTGCGCGCGAACGCGAACGCAAGCGCGAGCGACTTGTGGAAGCTGCGTGTTTACACAACGCACCTGGGATTGCCTTGCATTGCCTGCGATCTGCGATGCGTACCGTCGATTATTCGAGGGAGGGACGATGTGCGTTGCAAATAATTCAACTTTGCGCCTCTTGCATTCTTTTATATCTGTTTAACTCTTATTACGTTTCTCGAGGAGAGAGATTGTTCGCTGTTTACGAGCGCGTTGGAGGTCATATGCCTGTTATTCACGTTATATGCGTGtaccaaataaaataataaatgatcaTGGTGACTGTTAAGTATATCCAAGTTTGCGCGCGTTGAAACGCGTGATGAAACGCGTATCGTTCGCCAAAGACATTTTACTGTGAATTTACTGTTGTTTGTTCTCTGTAATCGCACCAAAACGAGCGcatcgataaaattctttggtATAATCCAGAGTAATTGTgccataaatttcaaaattacaacCACATAggttattgtttatattacgAACCTTCTTCGGATAGACAATATGCAAcctaaaaagtattataattatataaatattatatataaatggaatatactatttattaagattgggtgtaaaatataaattacctGCATTACGTGCatacaatgtaaattatatgaagATATAATACAATACTAGATAGCGTCATctatataatcaataatttatgaatcAGTGAACCTTTAGATTTCACCAGAAAAATagtagaaattatttcatttttaatttttaacattatttatatttattttatcaagattaaaaattcAGATATTAACAATGTTTTCAAACTAAACGATGTGTAAATAATCCATGGAGAtgcagtattaaaatttacagcACAATTGTAATGAATTGTTTAGGTTTACACAAACCTTTTTCATATGCAATATGCAATGAcaattagatataataaaataaaatacagaaaaaataataagttttagaattgttaataaatgatacaaaacgatatataaaaaatagacacATGATATACTAATCTAAAAGTATTCTGTACATTACTTTGTATCTTCACTGTGAACTTTTAAATGACAAACAACGTAGTACTTGGTTGTAATATGTAGTCACagttataatataagaaaaaaaatgtcaagattttttaaccattattttttttacagtaaatgttaaaaattttgttgaactgaataatagcaaataaaaataaaattacaaacaaaatataaacttacgATATTTCTATCTAACGAATTATGAATCTATGATTTATAAATCGCTCATTGTTTACACAGATgacattaaacataatttaaattacatacatacacgtaGATAATTTCACATGTAAGAGCCCTGATGTAAATTCACTGCATGTGTCTGCAATGGCAAATTACGTGaataaatttctgtatttaaatttatttattatatattcaaaatgatATTTTGTCTTATAGTAAATAAACATGGGGGatgaatagaaaaaatttatctggTGCTGTTTTTTTATCCATAAAgtcttattaaaaatcaataaaagtttacaattttatactatttaatGTGTTGTgttgtgttgtgtgtgtgtgtgtgtgtgtgtgtgtgtgtgtgtgtgtgtgtgtgtgtgtgtgtgaaaattactatataattaataatcatacattttttcaGGCTGTCTCTGATATTACTCATAATTTCATACATTTCCTTACATTAATACGACATTTACACGTTGATGTTATCTCTCTCTGAATCATTCGAGATTAGGCTAAGAAAGACATCAGTGATATATAAGTGAAGCAGAGCTTGTGTGACATGATTGATATCAtcttttttagatatcagaaaaaatattttcaggaGTGAGagtttttcaatgtttttaaagACTCTTTAGTTGATGAACattgtgcacacacacacgcgcgcacacacagtatatgtattatatatccatataaaagatataagagAAACGGAAACACAACATGGATAGAGAACATGGTGCTACCTATGCAGGATGTGATAGCCACCTACTCGAATACTGGGAGGAATATCAGAAAATGATAgaggaaacaaaaatattggatGATTATTTAGATGAAGAGTGCAGCCCCCGAAGTTATGAtggtatatatatgtattactataatttaagGATCtaagctatatattatatacaatagcaagcaaaaaattaatgacttaaatttgtcattttatttcatgcttttgaaaaaaaaaaaaaaaaaaaacgttttattttattttttatgcatatattatttatgcatatatttttttgaaaggaAAATACAAGATTTTAATTGCTTGATTTTCTTATGTGTCATGCATTAtacgttatgcaaaagtctgtgtTTCTGCCTTAATACTATaacgtattgtaaaaatatatataatctatcgTACCATTGAATAATGCCATAGAACAACAATTATGCAGACAAAAGACAGAACAAAAATGCAGATAGAGTCTTGTTTTGCTCGCtactgtataatataaaaattgtataatatatagtaaataaatattacacacacacacacacacacacacacacacacacacacacacacacacacacacacacacacacacacacagaattaaatatattttagaattaaaaaatgtataaaagattCATACAAGTCTGCATTACTGCACatacaatgtaatattatatatttgaaatatataaaataaatatatttataaaatctttttttatagaaggagaagaagaagcTGAATGGTTACGTGCAGCAGGCTTAGAGCAATTAACAGAGGCATGGAAAGCAGGCAGGGAAGTGCAACCTGAAGAATTAGGAGTGGCTTTACGTCCTCTATCGCGGGTCCAAGCAGAGGTTGTGAAACGTCGCGTGAGATCACTTAACCATACAGTCAAGCAACGTTTTAATCAGCGCCAACGTATTCGCAAACCAGATATTAGAGATGTTTTTAAAGATGTAGAGgtatatgataaataatatgaataaaagaatagtatgaataaaagaaattgttaataatttaattttttagacattttttgatcgattatatataaacagcGAGTATTCCATTTAAGTTGAACATTTTGAaatcttatttgtttttaatgacacaaaaaatagaatttatagaaaaaattagtgTTATATACGCtcgcttatttatttatttatttatttatttataggtATCCAGCACAGGTACGCGATCACGTAGTGCCACACCTGATTCTTTAGATTCAATTCGGGGCGCTACACCAGAAAACGCATCACCTCCTTCACCTCCGACAGTCACTGTGATTGAAGATGTGCATCAAAAgtaagttattatattatgaccAGCATATCTGAAActaacatatttttgtaatataatttattttaattatttgaagtgCTAGTGTTCCAAGTTTTGTTTCTATGTTCCATCGAACATCAAATGAAGGAAAAGTAACGGTTCGTAGGACACCAAGTGTCCCCCAAACAGTTCTCAATTCTATTCCAGTATCTACTCCAACTTCTGTACCCgtacaagaaatttttaggaGAACTGGCAATTGGTCAAGGGGCAATGTTGCAAATGATTCtggtattatttttacatttgcatttaatcatttttaaatgctcaacagtaattttaattttctaatttaaaattttatacattattacagAAGGAATTCAGTTAACCGGCTATCATAGATTAGGAACGATACACATTGCCAGGCCAATTCAAAGgcataataatgatattaatgatGTGGCAAATTTTGATGCCGAGTCAGTTAGAAAATTAACTGTACCAAAAGAATCGACTCTTCGGTATTTTCTtcagataattaaataattgtttttaactgTTCTTCCtcagataattaaataattgtttttaattgttcCTGAAATGTTATCATCATATTTCAGTCGGAGTTCGGGAAATCACACAGCAGTAACGCGAAGTCACAGCAGTTTATACGGCTTGACCAGACCGGCGGATGGAAACTTAATAGCTCGTCCATTAAGTCGTACATCGTCACACGGTCATCTTAGTTTCGAAGAGATGTGTAAAACTAATGAGGCCAAATCTCAGGTGTGGTCCTCCGACAGTCTCATGACCGATGATGATTATGCTCGGCAAGATGTAGAATTGTTGTCGCAACgagattttacaaaattacagCCCCTTTTATGGCTCGAATTAACGgcgatttttgataaatataatatacctCTTACAAGACGAAAACCTAATAAGCGACGGAGGAAAAGTACGTAATGTAATTATACTTGTCTTTCATGAGCCATGATTCTCTGGTGATGATTGtctattgtattttattgtagCTGGAAATTTGTTTGGCGTTTCTTTATCGACGTTACTACTTAGGGACAGTCAATTAACAAGCGAAGAGAACAACATACCACTGGTATTTCAAAAGATTCTTAATGAACTGACAAAACGTGGAATAAAAGAAGAAGGTATTCTTCGTGTTGGAGGCCATAAGCAGAAGGTAAACATATACACAAAGTCATTAGttagaatttttcattatttgtatattatcagGTCAATTGTTAAAATGGCAATTATTTTTAGGtggaaataatttgtatagaactagaaacagatttttattgtaaaccaAAGGAAATGGACAAGTTGTTTAAACATACTCCATGTCACGATTTGTCAGctgttttgaaaaaattattacgagaTTTGCCGCAACCTCTTCTTACTATCGAATTAATTGATGCTTTCTATCAAAGTCATGGTTAGTGGATTGATTatacgttattattattattattattattattattattattattattattattatcattattgtaaCAAGTTATTTTGATTTGTAAATGAGTATAGGACTCTCtagagaaaagaataatagccaaaatcggatctttacTTCAGATACTAGTTATATCTATAACATgagattttatgtatatactttataagaaataatttcatgTTACATAGGTGTCAAGAATCCCAATGACTTAGTATATTCTCTCAATTTGTTGGTACTATTGCTGCCTGTTGAGCATCGGTGTACTTTAGAAGCATTACTGAATTTCCTGAAGCTTGTCATCGAAAATCAAGCATCGAACAAAATGTCAATACATAATGTAGCAATGATAGTGGCACCATCGCTCTTTCCACCCCGGTATGTTCATCCTCGAGATCACACTGATCTTACCGCCCAAGTTAACATGGCCGCTATATGTTGTCAAGTAACGGAAGCTCTGCTTAATAACGTCGATAAGTTATGGTATGTTCCAATGGAACTCATTAATCAATTACGGAGGCAATCCGAGGTAGATAGATATCGcaaatacaagaaaaaatatttttgattataattagataatttgggttattttatacacacacacacacacacacacaatatatttttacatatgtataatttgaaacttacatttatattagtGGATAGATTGTGCAACACATATTGACagatcaaattttgtaaggatgATTTTAAAGCCATTCTACATAAGACGCAGGTCGCAAAGTTTATAGGCACATTACTCGCAAATGCAGACTCGATAGCCTACTAGAATTgtcagtaatattattaacgcTTTTATTTGGCTGTCGCATCCGCGTTTGCGTCTTACGTAGAATGTGACCATTAGGTGATTCTAAAAGTATGTTgcacacataaaatattctgaataaataataataataatgtctaTCTACGTATCATGAGATGTGCATTATCtttcgttttttaataaattctaagatgtacaattaattaatgttacataaacAAGTTTTTTCATTAGTTAATTATGAGTAGTACTACATTTCATTTCATCGttatatttaactatttactAATTCGTCTGAAAATGccataatttaacatatagaTTTTTCTCTGTTagtagattaaaaattaaataaaacgtttttttgcgagaacaaattttttatacgtaataCAAGTAAgttgagaaattttattttagttgaGATCTTATATTGCAACAAATATGGATTGTATATTATGattgtattaagtataaattcacaaaagaatatttatattcttttattgtaTCCATAAATTGTATTctgtttcttaaatataaattttattctattatatatttatgattggTAATATagcaagataaaatatataacagtaCATTCACgtattacgtaattttttatattatataatacaagtgGCGTTTCAGATGTTATAgcattaaatttcataatttattataatattgttaattacattaatctGTACGTGGAACCTCATtagaataattagaattttaattctttgaaacatatttgttttcaattaaattacgCGACAGTTTAATAGAATCAACTGGTAACAGTGATATCTtggtatgtaaaaaaatgcatagcAGACTAGCATTGggagagatatatattattaggttttagtatatttttaaagaatctaAGATGGCGTTTAGTATCATTTATTATGTGTGATCACaatcatttcatatttatccGATGATATCAGTAATGTGTCTAAGGTTTATAGGATTGGAAACTATTGGAAACAACCAAAatccattatatataatatgtgaaGTAACATTATGAAGAcaaaaagataacattttgaGAATGTGTGTAATTATTGTGAcatgttttcaaaaagtttagtattatttttaccatttGATACGCCATATTATTATAAGactttgtatgtatgtatgtatttcgtaaatttttatattcgcgTTAATAAAGTGCCaaagaaaacaaaacattGTGTAGATTATATAATCAATGTCCACAAAAGCCATAGGTAATGTCTATGATTTTGTGgttctcttctatgctatagGTAGTCTAGCAGTGAGATAGGTAAGATAGACAAAGGCAAAAATCTAATAGACGTTTTTGCCCATTTAACTCGCTTACTCCTGCATTTACTGCATGAGAATGACCTATGTTCaagatttatagatattaGTTATGTCTACATGCTATATTTCATGTAGAAACATTTGAAAGTAAAGTCACAGTTGTGACTATTCTCAGCTTCTCTCTGtgacgtgtgtgtgtgtgtgtgtgtgtgtgtgtgtgtgtgtgtgtgtgtgtgtgtgtgtgtgtgtgtgtgtgtgtgtgtgtatatatataatatataatcttttggAATTAAAGTGgaacaataaaaatctaattagcCACAAaacaacattaaatatttaagtctGAAGGAATCAGGGTGTTTCCTGGGCAAAAGGCCTGAATAACATGCTGAACCTCTGTGCTAAGAATTGTGTTTGACATGAAAAACAGATCACAAACTGGGGACTAATCTAGTCTTATAGATTTTTGTTGCTGAAAATAgtctgtaaataaaattgttctatcatatatatagatgcacacacacacacacacacacacccattttgtcttaatttatataaaaattcagattaaaaaattccgtTCTAGATTTACTGACCCTGACATACaacaataaagttaaaacggcattaatttataacataaatatatgcaagttaaaatattgttagcAATCAATAACATttcaaaagataattattatatgtgcaTTCAGTTTTTTATTCGTTCATTAAGcagatgtttaattaaaattttaattatacttagaaaaatctacttttttaaacataaattctCATAGAAAAATTCTGCAATtacaatcaataataaattatttacctcCTCTCAAATCTCGTTCCTTCGTGGCATTCACGCAAAATTCACCGAATAttgtacattaatatttaaaatgtaagatCCAGTTCGACATTGCTTCTTCATGACACTTGTCACACAAAATTTATTCGCGAAGACACAACGATGACGACGATTACCCGGCATTCCCGACTGCGGATCAGCGCGGATATCACACATGAACTGCACATGAACACATAAGCGAATCGGTACAAAATAAGTCGCGAAACGCCCGCGAGAGTTTAACTTGTCGCGATGCAACAAGTACCAGCTTCCATATAAGAGTATCTTGGCGCGAACGTTCCTATTTTTTCGCATCACACTGTGGTGTTAAGATGACGaccgtaataataatagagttaattaataatgattgcAACTCGACTAGTTGGCGACGTTTCATGAAAAACGCGTGCGTTTGATTCGAACGAAACTTACGTTCAAGAATTCGAGCGACGTGACAAGCCACGCACCACAAAAAGAATGCCGCGCGCTTTATGAACGAGTAATTACGATCCATTTCCGCAAACGATACTGTGTCACTCGCGTCGACCAAGATTATCGTGCGCTATAGTATTCAGAGTATTCGGGATTCTCGATGTCGTGCCCGTATTCCGCGTACGATTATAATTCGAACTGCATAGAAACGGAGACGGAAAGTCCGACCTGCGAGTCCTGCGACCATGCAATGGAGCAGCAAAGAATACTGACATGGCGGCAACAACAAAGACGATAGTGGCTAAGATTCTATAATTCAAATTACTCTTAATTGGATAGCGGCAACGGTGAAACCATAGACGATCGgcgattaataaaatattctcaaaaattgcacgattattatattaaagatttacataatgaatataaatatagaattgcataccataattattttttataattaaagataaaaagttaaaaaatattgctaaattatatttgaaaaaacaaGTCCACATAAACAAGTTAGACATCAAATAAAAGCGATAGACTCTAATCcttgatttttattgattataaaaaccCGTTATTTgcatatacaatttattgcatttatttgattattttattctttatttttttttagtttatcgTTAGAAAATGTAATGTACATACTTTCTGtaagacaaataaaaataagtatttattataattatggaGGAATGACGATAAAGATGTTAATGTCATACCATCGACGAGATAGATAGATCTCATTAGTGATTTTACTCGTTTCGAAAATACAAACTTGGCGCCACTATTTACGTCTTCTAATTACGGTGTCTGTTACCACCGCGCTGCGGCGCTACCTTCGAAATCGACAGCAGAGTCGCGAGTCACGCCGCCGGCGTATGTGAGTATTGCAGTTGCGTGCTCTACTGCTCTCATACTCCTAGCAGTGAATTGGAGTTtgatatgtgtgtgtgtgtcgttGCATTTTCTCTTGaaagaaaaacgttttttgGTAATAGCGTTATTTCCTGTCAAGTTTAAGTGCGTGACTCTCTCCCTCCTTTCTTTCtcgtttttctctctctctctctcctctcctactCTCCCCCCcctacacacacacgcgcgcgcgcgcacgcatgcacgtTCACATATCCCTTtcactctctttttttctgtcttACCTTCCATCTGTCTATCTCTCTATTTATTATTCGCTTATGTATTTATCTATGTATTTATGCCcatctatttctctctctctctctctctctctctctctctctctctctcctccctctcttcctTCTTGTCTCTCTGTTGTCTgtcttctatttatttatttacctgTCTCTTTTGAAGGTACCAACGTCCTTCTTCATTGGTCAATTAAAGAACAGAAGTACACTTTCGATATTGAAAAGATCGAAAAAAGGGTAGGAGAAAAAGTATAgtagaggaaaaaaagaaagagagatgagtggaaaaagaaggaaagataTAAACAGAGATACAGATGCAAGAAAAAGatgaaagagaagagaggaagagagtgagcgagcaagagagagagggtgagAAAGGGGGGGAAGAAGGGTATCTGTATGCGTAATGTAtgcatgcgtgtgtgtgtattgcGCGCGCGCCTCGCGTGTGCATGTATCGGATAGTGACGAGCGGTAGAGTGCAACGAGGACACACCGATCAGTCGTGCTTTCGCGAGAGGTGAGGTTAAACGAATGTTCGGAAATTCGCGACTATTCCTCGTATGCTTTTCTCTTCTTCAGGAGACTCGTATTCTCGCAATTTCTCGGTTTGTGTCTCCCCGTGTGTATGTACGTAGTGCGCAACGAAAGAAAGAAGCAAAGTGACAAAGTGTTACACGTGCGTGCGAGTGTGTTAAGTGCCATCGGAGTCCGACATTTTCGAGGATCGGAGTGGAGTAGTCCTGTTGGAATTTCCACGCTACATATTCCGCTATAAGTAAGTACGCGATTTCTTGATAAACCTTTAttgtgtttattatatatagataatattgtACCGACTTGaaattgtttgaaattatttatcttttgggGAGGGGAAGGCCGATTGgcctaatttttaattgactgATTTGATCCTTTTCGCCTATGCGTATGGAAGGATTGATTTAGTTCTctccttttctatctttttttctcttttcctctcacATGCTTTTTGCCTTTCTCTCTTCGTGTCTCTTTCTCGCACATCTGCTATCCATTCGCTTGGCGCGACCTTCGAGCTCTAGGACGCATCCCACGACGAGAACGTTCCTATCGCGCAGGTACGAGACACAAATCTTCTCTTTGATTCTTGTAATATATCAAATCTTATTGTTAATAAGAAATGCGCCATATAACAGAATAATTATGATCACTTAAATCTGGAAACTGTAATTAAATGATACGTAAATGTATCATTAGACAACATCAcaagataatatatacatttacacacacacacacacacacacacacacacacacacacacacacacacacacacacacacacacacacacacacacacacacacacacacacacacacacacacaagtgtGTGTGtcgaataatttaaatcataaCCTAAACTTTATACTAT
This DNA window, taken from Monomorium pharaonis isolate MP-MQ-018 chromosome 6, ASM1337386v2, whole genome shotgun sequence, encodes the following:
- the LOC105840027 gene encoding rho GTPase-activating protein conundrum; its protein translation is MDREHGATYAGCDSHLLEYWEEYQKMIEETKILDDYLDEECSPRSYDEGEEEAEWLRAAGLEQLTEAWKAGREVQPEELGVALRPLSRVQAEVVKRRVRSLNHTVKQRFNQRQRIRKPDIRDVFKDVEVSSTGTRSRSATPDSLDSIRGATPENASPPSPPTVTVIEDVHQNASVPSFVSMFHRTSNEGKVTVRRTPSVPQTVLNSIPVSTPTSVPVQEIFRRTGNWSRGNVANDSEGIQLTGYHRLGTIHIARPIQRHNNDINDVANFDAESVRKLTVPKESTLRRSSGNHTAVTRSHSSLYGLTRPADGNLIARPLSRTSSHGHLSFEEMCKTNEAKSQVWSSDSLMTDDDYARQDVELLSQRDFTKLQPLLWLELTAIFDKYNIPLTRRKPNKRRRKTGNLFGVSLSTLLLRDSQLTSEENNIPLVFQKILNELTKRGIKEEGILRVGGHKQKVEIICIELETDFYCKPKEMDKLFKHTPCHDLSAVLKKLLRDLPQPLLTIELIDAFYQSHGVKNPNDLVYSLNLLVLLLPVEHRCTLEALLNFLKLVIENQASNKMSIHNVAMIVAPSLFPPRYVHPRDHTDLTAQVNMAAICCQVTEALLNNVDKLWYVPMELINQLRRQSEVDRYRKYKKKYF